From the Ferrigenium kumadai genome, one window contains:
- a CDS encoding D-alanine--D-alanine ligase — translation MKRFGKVAVLFGGRSAEREVSLKSGTAVLAALQRSGVDAYAFDPAVQSLQALKDEGYDRAFIALHGRGGEDGTVQGALELLGIPYTGSGVLASALGMDKWRTKLVWQSANLPVPAYTLLNENSDWGAVVAKLGLPIFVKPANEGSSVGISKAKSVEELQAAYREAAKHDKLVIAESFVGGGEYTAAILGDTALPVIKIEPANEFYDYEAKYLRDDTRYLCPCGLSVEKEAEMQHLAKQAFALIGGQGWGRVDFLMSESGQPYLLEINTSPGMTDHSLVPMAARQAGISFEQLVVKVLELAHVG, via the coding sequence GTGAAACGATTTGGAAAAGTAGCGGTGTTGTTCGGCGGACGTTCCGCTGAGCGCGAGGTGTCGTTGAAGAGCGGTACGGCGGTTCTGGCCGCGTTGCAGCGCAGCGGCGTGGATGCTTATGCGTTCGACCCGGCGGTGCAGAGCCTGCAGGCGTTGAAGGATGAGGGTTACGACCGCGCGTTCATCGCGCTGCACGGGCGCGGTGGCGAGGACGGCACGGTGCAGGGCGCGCTGGAGTTGCTGGGCATTCCTTATACCGGCAGCGGCGTGCTGGCTTCCGCGCTGGGTATGGATAAGTGGCGCACCAAGCTGGTGTGGCAGTCGGCGAACCTGCCGGTGCCCGCGTATACGCTGCTGAACGAAAACAGCGATTGGGGCGCGGTGGTCGCGAAACTCGGCTTGCCGATATTCGTGAAGCCCGCGAACGAAGGTTCCAGTGTCGGCATCAGCAAGGCGAAGTCGGTAGAGGAATTGCAGGCGGCATACCGCGAGGCGGCGAAGCACGACAAGCTGGTGATCGCGGAGAGCTTCGTCGGCGGCGGTGAATATACTGCGGCGATCCTGGGCGACACGGCGCTCCCGGTCATCAAGATCGAGCCGGCCAACGAGTTCTACGACTACGAGGCGAAATACCTGCGCGACGACACCCGTTATCTGTGCCCGTGCGGCCTGAGCGTGGAAAAGGAAGCGGAGATGCAGCACCTCGCGAAACAGGCGTTCGCGCTGATTGGCGGACAGGGCTGGGGGCGCGTGGATTTCCTGATGAGCGAGAGCGGTCAGCCCTACCTGCTGGAGATCAACACCTCGCCGGGTATGACCGACCACAGCCTGGTGCCGATGGCGGCGCGGCAGGCAGGTATCAGTTTCGAACAGCTGGTGGTGAAGGTGCTGGAGCTGGCGCATGTGGGATAA